ACGGCTAATTCAATCATTTCACGAATCAGCTTAATCTCGTCATCCAGCATGTATCGTGTTTTTGAAACCATCAAGGCTGGGTCGGATTTCATATCTTCGAATGCGAGATGAAAGCGTTTCGTAATTAAATTAATCTGACGTAGTTTTGCTTGTAAAAAACCAACTAAATTATCTTCCAGTGAAGCTTCCCTGTTATAAGTTCTACTCGCGACCTCAAACACTTGCTGACATAAGTACTCCGCAATCGCATCAAAGACATCCATCTTACTGGTAAAATAGTAATACAACGTGCTCCGCCCCTTTCCACAAGCTTTTGAAATATCCTGCATGGAAACCCTTGCAAATCCATAGGTTTCAAACACTTTCATGGATGATAAGATAATTTCCTCTTTAATATTTTCTTGTTGACCTGTCATTACTCGACAAATCTACAAAAAATGTCGAAAAATCAATTCACCCAGCCAACTTTTTTTCGCCACTCATTGTAGGTGTCGTTCTCCTGATCCAGAAATGGAATTCGCTCCACATCTTCAATTTTATTCATTTCTTTAGGATTAAGGGGTAAAAGGTTCATTGTGCTCCTTAAGC
The Sphingobacterium multivorum genome window above contains:
- a CDS encoding TetR/AcrR family transcriptional regulator, whose protein sequence is MTGQQENIKEEIILSSMKVFETYGFARVSMQDISKACGKGRSTLYYYFTSKMDVFDAIAEYLCQQVFEVASRTYNREASLEDNLVGFLQAKLRQINLITKRFHLAFEDMKSDPALMVSKTRYMLDDEIKLIREMIELAVRKEEIQALEEKDILFLSEMLVTTSRCFEQEVLLFDRFPDFEARLSWLTSICVKGLR